The window AAGATTGTCGTCACGGCCGTCAAGAAGCCTGGCAGCAGATACTCACCCGCTACGAACGGCTTGTCTTCTCCATCCCCCTCAACTACGGTCTCACCCGCGCTGACGCCGCCGATGTCGCTCAACTTACCTTCACTACTCTGGTAGAGCATCTGGAACGGCTGCATCCAGATAGCAATTTGGGTGGTTGGCTGGCTACTGTCGCCCGGCGGCACAGCCTACATCATCTGCGTAGACACAAGCGAGAATTCCTGGGCCAGGATGAAGATGTGGCCGAAAGCCACTTCCTCTTGAATACCCCCGACAGCGACGCAACCACCTACTGGGAGCGGGTGAATTGGCTGAACCAGGGATTAGACCTGCTAGACAAACGCTGCCGCGATTTGCTGCTGCTGCTCTATTTTTCTGAAGAACAGCCCGCTTACGAAGAAGTAGCCGAGCAGCTTGGCCTGCGCGTGGGCAGCATTGGCCCTATTCGCGGCCGCTGTCTGGAGCGTCTGCGTGTCATCCTGGTAGAACGTGAAGAGTGAACCCCCAAACTGCTGTATTTTTCGCGCCACTTCTGGCTTATATTAAGTGAATCGTAAGAAAGCAGGTTTAGCGCAAAGGAAAGATCATGATGGCAGATTCTCGAATTCCT of the Candidatus Leptovillus gracilis genome contains:
- a CDS encoding sigma-70 family RNA polymerase sigma factor, yielding MNKRQTADDGNDFVIKQQVPTDTQLIEDCRHGRQEAWQQILTRYERLVFSIPLNYGLTRADAADVAQLTFTTLVEHLERLHPDSNLGGWLATVARRHSLHHLRRHKREFLGQDEDVAESHFLLNTPDSDATTYWERVNWLNQGLDLLDKRCRDLLLLLYFSEEQPAYEEVAEQLGLRVGSIGPIRGRCLERLRVILVEREE